A single region of the Dehalococcoidales bacterium genome encodes:
- a CDS encoding winged helix-turn-helix domain-containing protein gives MERLDKRRSSLEIIADMLRLGGAGKTEIMYSVNMSYFQLQKYIKLLLDRDLIDRGSIGSVPSSGVNCHRWFLMFLCLYCQQQWLIYGTLQSLLH, from the coding sequence ATGGAACGACTGGATAAGAGAAGATCAAGCTTGGAAATAATCGCAGACATGCTCCGTCTCGGCGGAGCCGGGAAGACGGAAATAATGTACAGCGTTAATATGAGTTATTTCCAACTTCAGAAATATATAAAATTGTTACTTGATCGGGATCTTATAGATAGGGGTAGCATTGGTAGTGTCCCATCAAGTGGTGTAAATTGCCACCGGTGGTTTCTCATGTTTTTATGCCTCTACTGCCAACAGCAATGGCTCAT